In Electrophorus electricus isolate fEleEle1 chromosome 12, fEleEle1.pri, whole genome shotgun sequence, a single window of DNA contains:
- the LOC118242304 gene encoding uncharacterized protein LOC118242304, with translation MVWYKQTGVQILNIAVQSPFMEVIISSEYNKSHLKLERTKTNISFSILHAAKDDGGLYFCGVVLMKTTEFSTGTFLAVTGNPELTISVVQSPVLGRVSLGESVSLQCTILSERRTAELRVFWFRAAAGESHPEIIYTHHNSSHQCEISSSPHSCVYDLSKSVLSLSDTGTYYCAVTTCGKILLGNGTTVYMSSPLDPVVIFLGTALGLCVLVISAQAVLICKRINYKHCSGECLLMLCS, from the exons ATGGTCTGGTACAAACAGACTGGGGTGCAGATTCTCAACATTGCGGTACAGAGTCCATTCATGGAAGTCATCATTTCATCTGAGTACAATAAGTCACACTTGAAGCTAGAGAGGACTAAGACCAACATTTCCTTCTCTATTCTACATGCTGCTAAAGACGACGGAGGACTTTACTTCTGTGGTGTAGTTCTGATGAAAACCACTGAGTTTTCCACTGGAACCTTTTTAGCTGTGACAG GCAATCCAGAATTAACCATATCGGTGGTCCAAAGTCCAGTGTTGGGCAGGGTTTCCCTAGGAGAgtcagtgtctctgcagtgcaccatcctctctgagaggagaacagcagaactccGAGTGTTctggttcagagctgctgcaggtGAATCCCATCCtgaaatcatttacactcatcacaacagcagccatcagtgtgagatcagctcttctccacacagctgtgtgtatgaCCTCTCCAAGAGTGTCCTCAGCCTCTCTGATACTGGCACTTACTACTGCGCTGTGACCACCTGTGGCAAGATCCTTCTTGGAAATGGAACGACAGTATATATGT CTAGTCCTCTGGATCCTGTAGTGATCTTCCTGGGAACAGCTCTGGgattgtgtgtgcttgtcatttCTGCTCAAGCAGTTTTAATCTGTAAAAGGATAAACTATAAACACTGTAGTGGTGAGTGTTTATTAATGTTGTGTAGCTAA
- the LOC118242284 gene encoding uncharacterized protein LOC118242284 isoform X2 — protein sequence MVLMCLTAVLSSDIGVNQLNSVTTAAFGENVTLQCFLLEEDNTDPIVWYQQKTGQEPRIMAMTQKSVETSSYYSEFKPPKFTIVKGKGFCHLNIASIEPSEEAMYYCGTNKYEIVFGKGALLSVKGYLNKNDKYQVSVVQSPVLGVVSPGESVSLQCTVLSERRTAELRVLWFRAAAGDSHPEIIYTHHNNSHQCEISSSAHSCVYNFSKSVLSLSDTGTYYCAVATCGKILLGNGTTVDLTLSPAVIWLGAALGACVIVIFVQAILICKWRNCRPSSEKQSTATVRKINQDHDSVELSYAALRFNKRKTGRNHREKEQTQDCMYSDIRCPTVTDQILFD from the exons ATGGTCCTGATGTGTCTCACTGCGGTTCTTTCTAGTGATATAG GTGTCAATCAGCTGAACTCTGTGACCACCGCTGCATTTGGAGAGAATGTGACTCTCCAGTGCTTTCTGCTGGAAGAGGACAACACCGATCCCATCGTTTGGTACCAGCAAAAAACAGGACAGGAGCCTCGTATAATGGCCATGACTCAGAAATCAGTAGAGACTTCCTCTTACTACAGTGAATTTAAACCTCCAAAGTTCACTATTGTGAAGGGAAAAGGGTTCTGTCATTTGAACATTGCTAGCATTGAACCGTCAGAAGAGGCCATGTATTACTGTGGCACAAATAAGTATGAGATTGTGTTTGGAAAGGGAGCATTGTTATCAGTGAAAG ggtatttaaataaaaatgataaatatcaAGTATCAGTGGTCCAAAGTCCAGTGCTGGGTGTGGTTTccccaggagagtcagtgtcTTTGCAGTGCACCGTCCtctctgagaggagaacagcagaactccgagtgctctggttcagagctgctgcaggagactcccatcctgaaatcatttacactcatcacaacaacagccatcagtgtgagatcagctcttctgcacacagctgtgtgtacaacTTCTCCAAGAGTGTCCTCAGCCTCTCTGATACTGGCACTTACTACTGCGCTGTGGCCACCTGTGGCAAGATCCTTCTTGGAAATGGGACGACAGTAGATTTGA CCCTGAGTCCTGCAGTGATCTGGCTGGGAGCAGCTTTGGGAGCTTGTGTAATTGTGATCTTTGTTCAagccattttaatttgtaaatggaGAAATTGTCGACCCAGCAGTG agaaacaaagcacTGCTACAGTGAGAAAAATCAATCAG GACCATGATAGTGTGGAGCTGAGTTATGCTGCCCTGCGTTTTAACAAGAGGAAAACTGGAAGAAATCACAGGGAGAAAGAACAGACTCAAGACTGCATGTACTCTGACATCAGATGTCCTACTGTTACTGACCAAATCTTATTTGATTAA
- the LOC118242256 gene encoding uncharacterized protein LOC118242256, protein MQQDLGIWRMVLMCLTAVLSSEIGVNQLNSVTTAAFGENVTLQCFLLEEDNTDPIVWSQQKTGQEPRIMAMTQKSVEASSYYSEFKPPKFLVVNGRGYCHLNISSIEPSDEAMYYCGIRRFEIVFGKGALLSVKANDKYQVSVVQSLVLGVVSPGESVPLQCTVLSERRTAELRMLWFRAPAGDSHPEIIYTHHNSSHQCEISSSPHSCVYNLSKSVLSLSDTGTYYCAVATCGKILLGNGTTVDLTKTVGPAVIWLGASLGACLIVIFAQAILICKWRNCRPRSGSEASSPNWTPLLVVQMVPLQKQEIGEVRSMVQTLSQFVNRLALSPEG, encoded by the exons ATGCAACAGGACCTGGGCATCTGGAGAATGGTCCTGATGTGTCTCACTGCGGTTCTTTCTAGTGAAATAG GTGTCAATCAGCTGAACTCTGTGACCACTGCTGCATTTGGAGAGAATGTGACTCTCCAGTGCTTTCTGCTGGAAGAGGACAACACCGATCCCATCGTTTGGTCCCAGCAAAAAACAGGACAGGAGCCTCGTATAATGGCCATGACTCAGAAATCAGTAGAGGCTTCCTCTTACTACAGTGAATTTAAACCTCCAAAGTTCCTTGTTGTGAATGGAAGAGGGTACTGTCATTTGAATATTTCTAGCATTGAACCTTCAGATGAAGCCATGTATTACTGTGGTATTAGAAGGTTTGAGATTGTGTTTGGAAAGGGAGCATTGTTATCAGTGAAAGC aaatgataaatatcaAGTATCAGTGGTCCAAAGTCTAGTGCTGGGTGTGGTTTCCCCAGGAGAGTCAGTGCCTCTGCAGTGCACCGTCCtctctgagaggagaacagcagaactccGAATGCTCTGGTTCAGAGCTCCTGCAGGAGACTCCCATCCtgaaatcatttacactcatcacaacagcagccatcagtgtgagatcagctcttctccacacagctgtgtgtacaacCTCTCCAAGAGTGTCCTCAGCCTCTCTGATACTGGCACTTACTACTGTGCTGTGGCCACCTGTGGCAAGATCCTTCTTGGAAATGGGACGACAGTAGATTTGA CCAAGACTGTTGGTCCTGCAGTGATCTGGCTGGGAGCATCTTTGGGAGCTTGCTTAATTGTGATCTTTGCTCAagccattttaatttgtaaatggaGAAATTGTCGACCCAGGAGTG GAAGTGAAGCGAGCAGTCCTAACTGGACTCCCCTGCTGGTTGTTCAGATGGTGCCACTTCAAAAGCAGGAAATCGGGGAAGTTCGATCGATGGTGCAGACCCTCAGCCAGTTTGTTAACCGCCTGGCCTTGAGCCCTGAGGGATGA
- the LOC118242284 gene encoding uncharacterized protein LOC118242284 isoform X1, which yields MVYRVTFGMNQGFILWAKGVNQLNSVTTAAFGENVTLQCFLLEEDNTDPIVWYQQKTGQEPRIMAMTQKSVETSSYYSEFKPPKFTIVKGKGFCHLNIASIEPSEEAMYYCGTNKYEIVFGKGALLSVKGYLNKNDKYQVSVVQSPVLGVVSPGESVSLQCTVLSERRTAELRVLWFRAAAGDSHPEIIYTHHNNSHQCEISSSAHSCVYNFSKSVLSLSDTGTYYCAVATCGKILLGNGTTVDLTLSPAVIWLGAALGACVIVIFVQAILICKWRNCRPSSEKQSTATVRKINQDHDSVELSYAALRFNKRKTGRNHREKEQTQDCMYSDIRCPTVTDQILFD from the exons ATGGTTTATAGAGTAACCTTTGGCATGAACCAAGGTTTCATTCTTTGGGCAAAAGGTGTCAATCAGCTGAACTCTGTGACCACCGCTGCATTTGGAGAGAATGTGACTCTCCAGTGCTTTCTGCTGGAAGAGGACAACACCGATCCCATCGTTTGGTACCAGCAAAAAACAGGACAGGAGCCTCGTATAATGGCCATGACTCAGAAATCAGTAGAGACTTCCTCTTACTACAGTGAATTTAAACCTCCAAAGTTCACTATTGTGAAGGGAAAAGGGTTCTGTCATTTGAACATTGCTAGCATTGAACCGTCAGAAGAGGCCATGTATTACTGTGGCACAAATAAGTATGAGATTGTGTTTGGAAAGGGAGCATTGTTATCAGTGAAAG ggtatttaaataaaaatgataaatatcaAGTATCAGTGGTCCAAAGTCCAGTGCTGGGTGTGGTTTccccaggagagtcagtgtcTTTGCAGTGCACCGTCCtctctgagaggagaacagcagaactccgagtgctctggttcagagctgctgcaggagactcccatcctgaaatcatttacactcatcacaacaacagccatcagtgtgagatcagctcttctgcacacagctgtgtgtacaacTTCTCCAAGAGTGTCCTCAGCCTCTCTGATACTGGCACTTACTACTGCGCTGTGGCCACCTGTGGCAAGATCCTTCTTGGAAATGGGACGACAGTAGATTTGA CCCTGAGTCCTGCAGTGATCTGGCTGGGAGCAGCTTTGGGAGCTTGTGTAATTGTGATCTTTGTTCAagccattttaatttgtaaatggaGAAATTGTCGACCCAGCAGTG agaaacaaagcacTGCTACAGTGAGAAAAATCAATCAG GACCATGATAGTGTGGAGCTGAGTTATGCTGCCCTGCGTTTTAACAAGAGGAAAACTGGAAGAAATCACAGGGAGAAAGAACAGACTCAAGACTGCATGTACTCTGACATCAGATGTCCTACTGTTACTGACCAAATCTTATTTGATTAA